The proteins below come from a single Orcinus orca chromosome 6, mOrcOrc1.1, whole genome shotgun sequence genomic window:
- the LOC125964846 gene encoding metabotropic glutamate receptor 7-like, with protein sequence MVQLGKLLRGLTLMKFPCCVLEVLLCALAAAARGQEMYAPHSIRIEGDVTLGGLFPVHAKGPSGVPCGDIKRENGIHRLEAMLYALDQINSDPNLLPNVTLGARILDTCSRDTYALEQSLTFVQVLIQKDTSEVRCTNGEPPVFVKPEKVVGVIGASGSSVSIMVANILRLFQVGGRSLRGRARRSSPRSLS encoded by the coding sequence ATGGTCCAGCTGGGGAAGCTGCTCCGCGGCCTGACTTTGATGAAGTTTCCCTGCTGCGTGCTGGAGGTGCTTCTGTGCGCGCTGGCAGCGGCGGCGCGCGGCCAGGAGATGTACGCCCCGCACTCCATTCGGATCGAGGGGGACGTCACCCTCGGGGGGCTGTTCCCGGTGCACGCGAAGGGCCCCAGCGGAGTGCCCTGCGGCGACATCAAGAGGGAGAACGGGATCCACAGGCTGGAAGCGATGCTCTACGCCCTGGACCAGATCAACAGCGATCCCAACCTGCTGCCCAACGTGACGCTGGGAGCGCGGATCCTGGACACTTGTTCCAGGGACACTTACGCGCTCGAACAGTCGCTCACTTTCGTCCAGGTGCTCATCCAGAAGGACACCTCCGAAGTGCGCTGCACCAACGGCGAGCCTCCGGTTTTCGTCAAGCCCGAGAAAGTAGTTGGAGTGATTGGGGCTTCGGGGAGTTCGGTCTCCATCATGGTAGCCAACATCCTGAGGCTTTTCCAGGTGGGGGGGCGCTCCCTCCGGGGCAGAGCGCGCCGTAGCTCCCCGCGCTCATTATCCTGA